A region from the Lentimonas sp. CC4 genome encodes:
- a CDS encoding DUF547 domain-containing protein: MKYIMICLGIFGALGLLNASNETSGTYAELLQRYVKDDGVAYESWVANSSDVQALNSVLTDWSKVDVQKLQRAEQKAFYINVYNAAMLQAVLDHYPLKSVKEIGLLPFSVFKKKYISLSGAKVSLDHVEKGILLKAYFDPRIHFAVNCASESCPPLRAEPYVGERLDQQLDEQTRLFAESRRAARVNTGSRSTAYSELFKWYADDFGVKSPAEYLNRYRASKLDVKQSVKWIDYDWSLNASK; the protein is encoded by the coding sequence ATGAAATATATAATGATATGCCTAGGGATTTTCGGAGCGTTGGGACTGCTAAACGCAAGTAATGAAACTTCAGGGACGTATGCTGAGTTACTGCAAAGATATGTGAAGGATGATGGCGTTGCTTATGAGTCTTGGGTGGCAAATTCGTCGGACGTGCAGGCTCTTAATTCAGTGCTCACTGATTGGTCAAAGGTAGATGTGCAAAAACTGCAACGCGCAGAGCAAAAGGCATTTTATATTAACGTATATAATGCGGCGATGTTACAGGCGGTTTTAGACCATTATCCATTAAAGTCCGTGAAGGAAATCGGGTTGCTGCCATTTAGCGTCTTTAAAAAGAAATACATTTCGCTCAGCGGTGCTAAGGTAAGCTTAGATCATGTTGAAAAAGGAATTTTACTGAAGGCATATTTTGATCCACGTATTCATTTTGCAGTGAATTGCGCGAGTGAAAGTTGTCCGCCATTGCGAGCGGAGCCATATGTCGGCGAGCGTCTCGATCAGCAGCTTGATGAGCAGACGCGTTTGTTTGCTGAGAGTCGTCGTGCTGCGCGAGTGAATACTGGGTCGAGATCGACCGCGTATTCGGAATTGTTCAAATGGTATGCAGATGATTTCGGAGTGAAGAGCCCTGCAGAGTATTTAAATCGTTATCGTGCTTCGAAGCTAGATGTGAAACAATCAGTCAAGTGGATCGACTACGATTGGTCGCTCAATGCGTCGAAGTAG
- a CDS encoding DUF6503 family protein encodes MRFKIVHHLVLTLGIGLTSFVGSAQAASAIEPKVEALVDATQESHGLRAWWGKEVVVADVAIAFGGKTIVDGTFTFEAHGPRARYDRKDGVSILFDGNTAWVSPADSAASKGRFHVLTWPWFMMAPFKMKGDGIHLSDLQSVQVDGQKYETVFQTFGENMGDTPDDWYRFYIDPKTKLVDAMSYIVTYGKDLEKATPTPSIIEYFDYMNVDGVQMSTRYELWHWDAAAHAVVGDAPKGTGVVSNIHFTTLSKVDFSVPPGARELPLN; translated from the coding sequence ATGAGATTCAAAATAGTGCATCATCTAGTGCTTACATTAGGAATTGGTCTAACTTCGTTTGTTGGTTCCGCGCAGGCGGCGTCGGCCATTGAACCAAAAGTTGAGGCGCTCGTCGATGCGACACAAGAGTCGCATGGACTACGAGCTTGGTGGGGCAAAGAAGTGGTGGTTGCGGATGTTGCAATCGCATTTGGAGGTAAGACCATCGTCGATGGCACTTTTACGTTCGAAGCACATGGGCCACGCGCTCGCTATGATCGAAAAGATGGTGTCTCGATACTATTTGATGGAAACACCGCGTGGGTGAGTCCTGCAGATTCGGCAGCTTCTAAAGGGCGTTTTCATGTGCTGACGTGGCCATGGTTTATGATGGCGCCATTCAAAATGAAGGGAGACGGCATTCATTTAAGCGACCTACAATCAGTGCAGGTCGATGGGCAAAAATATGAAACAGTGTTTCAGACTTTCGGCGAAAATATGGGAGATACTCCAGACGATTGGTATCGTTTCTATATTGATCCAAAAACAAAGTTGGTTGATGCGATGTCCTACATCGTGACCTATGGTAAGGATTTAGAGAAAGCAACGCCGACGCCTTCGATTATTGAGTATTTCGATTACATGAATGTCGATGGTGTGCAGATGTCGACTCGCTACGAGCTCTGGCATTGGGATGCTGCCGCACATGCAGTCGTGGGCGATGCCCCGAAGGGAACCGGAGTGGTTTCTAATATTCATTTTACCACTTTATCAAAGGTAGATTTTTCAGTGCCACCAGGTGCGCGTGAATTGCCACTTAATTAA
- the arsS gene encoding arsenosugar biosynthesis radical SAM (seleno)protein ArsS (Some members of this family are selenoproteins.), which translates to MPMSGALLNIPSFETTLVEHRLELTRQAPRVLQVNIGKLCNLTCVHCHVNAGPRRKEIMTRETVDRILEWLVNTDIEVVDLTGGTPEMIPDFRHMVQRIRAMGKRVMDRCNLTILNEPGFEWVADFHTEQGVEIVASMPCYCPKNVNEQRGDGVFDSSIKALQTLNALGYGTDPKLTLDLVYNPNGASLPPEQGELEADYKRELKAHFDITFNNLYAITNMPIARFTSYLKRQGEYADYMQLLLDNFNPSSVSGLMCRDTINVDWEGRVYDCDFNQQLGLQHRERTNPLKVWDVNFTDWVALPILTGTHCYGCTAGQGSSCGGATV; encoded by the coding sequence ATGCCCATGTCCGGCGCTTTGCTAAATATACCTTCTTTTGAAACAACCCTTGTCGAGCATCGGCTTGAACTGACCCGTCAGGCGCCTCGCGTCTTACAGGTGAATATTGGCAAGTTGTGCAATTTGACTTGCGTGCATTGCCATGTCAATGCGGGCCCGCGACGTAAGGAAATTATGACGCGGGAAACGGTCGATCGCATCCTTGAGTGGCTAGTGAACACCGATATCGAAGTGGTTGATTTGACTGGAGGCACGCCCGAGATGATTCCCGACTTTCGCCATATGGTGCAGCGTATTCGGGCGATGGGAAAGCGGGTGATGGATCGTTGTAATTTGACGATCTTAAACGAACCAGGTTTTGAGTGGGTGGCCGACTTTCATACCGAGCAGGGGGTCGAGATTGTCGCGTCGATGCCGTGCTACTGCCCGAAGAATGTGAATGAGCAACGCGGCGATGGTGTGTTTGATTCGAGTATTAAGGCGCTGCAGACTTTGAATGCTTTGGGCTATGGCACAGATCCAAAGTTGACGCTGGACTTGGTGTATAATCCAAACGGCGCGAGTTTGCCTCCGGAGCAGGGTGAGCTGGAGGCCGATTACAAGCGGGAGCTGAAAGCACATTTCGACATTACCTTTAACAATTTATATGCGATCACCAATATGCCGATTGCACGTTTTACCTCATATTTAAAGCGCCAAGGGGAGTATGCCGATTACATGCAGTTGTTGCTCGACAACTTTAACCCGTCATCGGTTTCGGGGCTCATGTGCCGTGATACGATCAACGTCGATTGGGAGGGGCGTGTGTATGACTGTGATTTTAATCAACAACTTGGCCTGCAACACCGAGAACGAACTAATCCGTTGAAGGTTTGGGACGTGAACTTTACGGATTGGGTGGCGCTACCGATTCTGACAGGGACTCACTGTTATGGCTGCACCGCAGGACAAGGTTCCAGCTGCGGCGGTGCTACAGTGTAG
- a CDS encoding Gfo/Idh/MocA family oxidoreductase: MTLKQPVRWGILACGNIANAFATALKDCPDSVLHAVSSRDIKKAKAFAEEHGATRAYGSYEAMLADSEVDAVYIATLHPFHLEWIAHSVQAGKHVLCEKPLTMNLREAKRAKQLADSKRCLLREAFMYRHHPQTQRVVDLVTSGVIGKVRMIEASFCFDSGTNPESRVQAKALGGGGILDVGCYPMSFARLIAGRSQGRLFAEPLELKAVGHLDSKTKTDMWTTAVVRFEGDVLANLKCAVRMQAENLAVIHGEKGCITVDMPWRCPGTIRIELNEKNSVQEVAMPKMRHLYAYEIDAFTNEMRGQPIGADAVGMRFDDTLGNMKALDWWRAEIGLGYEADTVR, encoded by the coding sequence ATGACATTAAAACAACCAGTTCGTTGGGGTATTCTAGCCTGCGGTAATATTGCCAATGCGTTTGCGACAGCGCTTAAAGATTGCCCGGATAGTGTGCTACACGCGGTGTCGAGTCGTGATATTAAGAAGGCAAAGGCTTTTGCTGAGGAGCATGGTGCGACACGTGCTTATGGTAGCTATGAAGCGATGCTGGCTGATTCGGAGGTCGATGCAGTCTATATTGCAACGCTGCATCCGTTTCACTTGGAGTGGATTGCGCACAGTGTGCAAGCAGGCAAGCATGTGCTGTGTGAAAAGCCGTTGACGATGAACCTGCGTGAGGCGAAGCGGGCGAAACAGCTTGCGGACTCGAAGCGCTGCTTACTGCGCGAGGCCTTTATGTATCGGCATCACCCACAGACTCAGCGGGTTGTTGACTTGGTGACATCTGGTGTGATCGGTAAGGTGCGGATGATTGAAGCGAGTTTTTGCTTTGATTCAGGAACCAATCCAGAGTCGCGTGTTCAAGCCAAGGCGCTTGGCGGTGGCGGAATTTTAGATGTAGGCTGCTATCCAATGTCATTTGCGCGCTTGATTGCCGGGCGATCACAAGGTCGTTTATTTGCAGAGCCGCTAGAGTTGAAGGCCGTGGGGCATTTAGATTCGAAGACGAAGACTGATATGTGGACGACGGCAGTGGTGCGCTTTGAGGGCGATGTGTTGGCCAACTTAAAATGCGCGGTGCGTATGCAAGCTGAGAATCTCGCGGTGATTCATGGTGAGAAAGGCTGCATCACCGTCGATATGCCGTGGCGCTGCCCTGGCACGATTCGAATTGAGCTGAACGAGAAGAACTCGGTGCAAGAGGTCGCTATGCCTAAGATGCGTCATTTATATGCCTACGAGATCGATGCCTTTACCAATGAAATGCGTGGGCAACCAATCGGTGCCGACGCGGTCGGTATGCGTTTTGATGATACACTCGGTAATATGAAAGCACTGGATTGGTGGCGTGCAGAAATTGGGCTAGGCTACGAGGCGGATACGGTGCGTTAG
- a CDS encoding glycerophosphodiester phosphodiesterase — protein sequence MSMPPQVIAHRGASADAAENTMPAFELAWRQGADGVECDVRLTADCQVVCIHDADTERVAGKLLSVENHSYADLQALDVGSWKGEEFKESRIPLLSELLAASPSGKQLLIEVKTGVEILPALLEVLDASTIQLRVVTIIAFDVEVIRSLKQQRPELHAYWLIDVQSNWLGRSKLKLDDVLETLIEIRADGVGLRCHSGIHREMVHAILSADLALNIWTVDDATDARRFATFGVTSITSNEPAAMLVALFER from the coding sequence ATGAGCATGCCTCCTCAAGTGATTGCCCATCGTGGTGCTTCGGCGGATGCCGCTGAAAATACGATGCCGGCGTTTGAGCTGGCCTGGCGACAGGGGGCGGATGGGGTGGAATGTGACGTGCGGCTGACTGCGGATTGCCAGGTGGTCTGCATCCATGATGCGGATACGGAGCGGGTGGCTGGCAAGTTACTGAGTGTTGAGAATCACAGTTATGCGGATTTGCAGGCATTGGATGTCGGGTCGTGGAAGGGGGAGGAGTTTAAGGAGTCACGTATTCCGCTATTGAGTGAACTGTTGGCGGCTTCGCCGAGTGGGAAGCAGCTCTTGATCGAGGTGAAGACGGGCGTGGAGATTTTACCAGCGCTGTTGGAGGTTTTGGATGCGTCGACGATTCAGTTGCGGGTGGTCACGATCATTGCGTTTGATGTCGAAGTAATCCGATCGCTGAAGCAGCAGCGTCCTGAGCTGCATGCGTATTGGCTGATCGATGTGCAGTCGAATTGGCTGGGGCGCTCGAAGCTGAAGCTCGATGATGTGTTGGAGACGCTGATCGAGATTCGAGCGGATGGTGTGGGCTTACGCTGTCACTCGGGGATTCATCGCGAGATGGTGCATGCGATCTTGAGCGCGGATCTCGCGTTGAATATCTGGACGGTGGATGATGCGACCGATGCGCGGCGGTTTGCTACCTTTGGGGTGACTTCGATCACGAGCAATGAGCCGGCGGCCATGCTGGTCGCGTTGTTCGAACGTTGA